In Nostoc edaphicum CCNP1411, the sequence AAGGAACAGGGAGACAAGGGGACAAGGTGACTTGAGTGAGTACTTGTAACAAGTCTTTCTCCTTATCCTCTTAACAACACCCAATCCCCTATGCCCTATGCCCAATTCCCAATGCCCCACTTGAATAGAGCTTGTGCCAAAATTAAACCAAACTTGAGAGCAAAAGCGAACTGGGGTTTGTACCCATGTCAGGAAAGCAAAACCATGAAACCAATTCGTCAGGGTGATGTTATCTTACTACCTGTGCAGCAGGTTGAAGGACAAAAAATACCTCACTTAACTTTGGCAGAAGGCGAAGTTACGGGGCATAAGCATCGTATTACTGAGGGAAACGCCGAATTATACGAGAAAGATAGCACACTCTACTTGCGTGTGTTTTCAGAGTCGGCATTGCTAGCTCATGAGGAGCATAAAGCTATTTCTATTCCCCAAGGTGACTGGATGGTGAAAATTCAACGGGAATACGAGCCTGAAGGTTGGCGATATGTCGCTGATTGAAAAGTTAACGCCTGAGCAAGAGGCTTTGATTCCAGTTTATCGGGAGAAGTGGAGAGCGATCGCACTTTCAACTGAACGGATTGAGCGAGACAAAGCTGCTGAAGCCTTAAAAGTTGCTTATGCTGCCTTTGGCTTTGAAGTACCTGAGATTATTTTTTGTGATAGTCCGTATGCTGCTTTCAGTAAGATATTTCTAGATAAAATTGACCATCAGAATGACCAATTGAGAAAAAAACTTGAATTCTCAATTATTAGTAGATTAAATAAATCATTTCTAAGCCGTAAAAAATCATTTATAAGCAGCCGAATAAAACAGCAAAAAGTATTTCAGCCTCTCCCAGAACCGCTCGTTAAACAAATAGTATTTTCTCATGAATTAACAGAGTCATCAATATTTCAGGGACTACCATATATACCAGATAATATATACGAGGCTCTTTTCTTGGAATTAGATAGTAACGGTTGGGATGACGGACATAGACTCTTCTATAGACATCTAAAGCCCGAACTCCTAATCAAAATCAACGAAAGGTTACAAAATCAATATTGGAGAAAATTAGCGAACCGGATTGGAAAGCGATTAAGAGCTTCTCTAAAAACACGTTTAGAATCTGATATAACGGACGTTTATGATAAATGCTGGCAACCAGATAAAAAGGCTACATCAACTAGTGTATTAAATTTTTCTTTTAAAGTATTAAATTTTGATTATGATGTAAAAAAATTCCAGCACTATCAATCACTAATTATAGAATGTGGCTGGATCTTTGCTTTTGAAAAAGTAGCAATTATATGCGATCGCCCACTTCACTTACGCTTTGACAATCAAAATCGCCTCCACGCTGAAGGCGAACCCGCTATTGAATTTACTGATGGATATAGCCTCTACTCCTACCACGGCGTAACTTTGCCTGAAAAATACGGTAAAATCCATCCGCAGCGATGGCAATCTCAATGGCTTTTATCGGAGGAAAATGCCGAACTACGCCGAGTGTTAATTCAGGGCATTGGTTACGCTAAAATTTGTCAAGAATTACAAGCAATTGAATTAGATTTTTGGAAAGAATATACTCTATTAAAAATAGATAATGATGTAGATGAAGAACCAATTTACTTATTAAAAATGACTTGCCCTAGTACAGGGTTTATTCACGCCTTGCGAGTTCCACCAAATATGAACTCAGCGCGTGAAGCAATTCGCTGGGTAAATTGGGGCGTAGATCCAGAAGAATTTGGTGTGCAAACATAATTACTTAAAGGACTTCCCCATTTAGAAATTGTTCAACGATGGCTACCCAATTTCTTGATAAAATCTTCATGTTCAGCAGACTGCAAACCTGCTTGTAAAACCTTCAAGACACCCTGCATATTACCTGCTAATAATTCTGTCGCCGCTAACCACAACCCTGGAAATACCCGACTTCGCAAAACGCCTTCATTGTCAGGTACTAATTCTAGATATTCACCCTGTTCCAGAGAAAACCAAGTCAATTTTTGATCTAAAACTTGCCAAACAATATATTCTTTGACACCGTTGCGACGATAAGCCTGTTTTTTGCCATGAAGATCGATAGCCGCACTACTAGCAGCAATTTCCACAACTAACTCTGGCGCACCTTCAATATAATCATCTTCACTCAGCCGCGTTTGACCACCTGCTTCCGGTTCAATCAACAGAACAACATCGGGTTGAGGTTCGTTATCTAAGTCTAAGCGGACGGTAGGTTCAATTCCCAAGGCTACACCAGGAGTTGCAGCTTCGTAAGTACCAAGGCATGTCAAAATCCAACCATGCGGTTGACCGTGACTTCGGAAACGCAGAGCAGCTGGCATGAGATAGACAATCCCTTCGATTAATTCAGCTTTTTTCAGGTTAGGGGTGGCATTGTAGCGACGCTCAAATTCGTAGCGGGTGAGTTTGTCGCCATTTTCCAAAGGAGGAATTGTCGAAGGCTGGGAGGGTGTTTTCACCATAATTGTTGTGAAAATGAGCTTGTGTACATCCTAGCGAATTAGGTAAAAACGCAACCGACTAGGGAAGGAGAGATTATTGAAGAAGAATTCAGAAGTCAGAATTCAGGAATCAGAATCACTCTTTGTGGGGATTCAGACTCGCCACTGATAGCGGAGAGAGTACAGGATTCATTCTGAATTCTGACTCCTGACTCCTGAATTCTGTTTGAACATTAAGATTTTTTTACAAAAATAACAGGTAATGTTGTTTAAATTGATAGCTGTATCCCAAGCAGTAACTATATTTCAGCTATATCGTCTCTCCTAAAACCCGCAACAAACCTTATTTTTTTTCAGCCAGCATGTTTGAGAAAATCAGAAACGATTTAATAATTAAAGACTTATAAGTAGATCGGCTGAATTAAATGTAAGACCTCTCTCCAAACCTCTCTCCTTGGCTTTAATCCTACTCCCCTTTCCCTGCTAACGGCAGATGTGCGATGCCTACGGCGGTAAAATACGCACCGAAGGGGTTGATGGTGAAGTCCATCTTATATTTTTTTACGCCCACTTACTTAGTTATTAGAGTTGAAAAGGGAGACACAAACATGAAATTAGCTTACTGGATGTATGCTGGCCCAGCCCACATCGGCACTCTGCGAATCGCTAGTTCTTTTAAAAATGTTCATGCGATCATGCACGCTCCTATTGGCGATGACTACTTTAATGTCATGCGCTCCATGCTATCGCGGGAGAGGGATTTTACTCCGGTGACAACCAGTGTGGTTGACCGCAACGTTTTGGCACGCGGTTCCCAAGAGAAGGTGGTAGATAACATTGTCCGCAAGGATGCCGAGGAACACCCAGATTTGATTGTGTTAACTCCCACCTGCACCTCCAGTATTTTGCAAGAGGATCTACACAACTTTGTCGAACGGGCGCAGTTGGAAGCGAAAGGGGACGTAATGCTGGCGGATGTAAACCACTACCGCTACAACGAACTGCAAGCCGCCGATCGCACTCTGGATCAAATTGTCCAATACTACATCGAAAAAGCTCGGAAACGGGGCGAATTACCAGAGGGCAAAACAGCAAAACCCTCGGTGAACATTATCGGTACTACCACCCTCGGTTTCCACAACAATCACGACTGCACCGAACTAAAACGGCTGATGGCTGA encodes:
- a CDS encoding Uma2 family endonuclease, which codes for MVKTPSQPSTIPPLENGDKLTRYEFERRYNATPNLKKAELIEGIVYLMPAALRFRSHGQPHGWILTCLGTYEAATPGVALGIEPTVRLDLDNEPQPDVVLLIEPEAGGQTRLSEDDYIEGAPELVVEIAASSAAIDLHGKKQAYRRNGVKEYIVWQVLDQKLTWFSLEQGEYLELVPDNEGVLRSRVFPGLWLAATELLAGNMQGVLKVLQAGLQSAEHEDFIKKLGSHR
- a CDS encoding DUF6745 domain-containing protein; this encodes MSLIEKLTPEQEALIPVYREKWRAIALSTERIERDKAAEALKVAYAAFGFEVPEIIFCDSPYAAFSKIFLDKIDHQNDQLRKKLEFSIISRLNKSFLSRKKSFISSRIKQQKVFQPLPEPLVKQIVFSHELTESSIFQGLPYIPDNIYEALFLELDSNGWDDGHRLFYRHLKPELLIKINERLQNQYWRKLANRIGKRLRASLKTRLESDITDVYDKCWQPDKKATSTSVLNFSFKVLNFDYDVKKFQHYQSLIIECGWIFAFEKVAIICDRPLHLRFDNQNRLHAEGEPAIEFTDGYSLYSYHGVTLPEKYGKIHPQRWQSQWLLSEENAELRRVLIQGIGYAKICQELQAIELDFWKEYTLLKIDNDVDEEPIYLLKMTCPSTGFIHALRVPPNMNSAREAIRWVNWGVDPEEFGVQT